One window of the Colletotrichum destructivum chromosome 4, complete sequence genome contains the following:
- a CDS encoding Putative ankyrin repeat-containing domain superfamily, with the protein MSASPSSSHATQTGRPSLWNESSERRLARLYVYTTLPLEKIVKVVHRSTPGNKDCPGKDSANKKLNSILDKEPRWLHPRTRTDMDRRISALDSSPTRQTTPENAYSPGYPRSISSDSRSHLSVNPDFKHESGNSPTVNDFQPFEHSRSSSAGWGPPTAGPLPTLLTTDFATVPPPEMGIRRQTTTLTLQEVLSQYSTGFIRQVDKLLKRYTMPSNTMKNQSPMDEDRPGTADSNPASWIFEYNAPQGNSEMGARPLPGDFLNLHHHVTRQGFCIEGFPEHDSRSCFCHLKNELTPESWVTDTGPSPYAQHILLHGVPPDGRLNQRDAFGNTILHLLAAGDARHELLFRAIESSPNPSATNSAGQTFLHVLNDTWFAHKAVSLFQLIKYLQRSEFLYACDVYGRNFCHVLHSKEHSILDRDTKNALLKQFDAMEYCRRDAFGNIPESAPIGLPVRRAYTAAVGQEMSPARGSRTLRQVSSPIEEQAELLKLVNDAHTHVRIQDKQGRNGLHCLADAILSQDSLFTRFPQHLPNASGKEQQQPTTAAATAAAPGRKRKHNKPALGGSLFDSSKDRLTIRERIVRDLIELGVDPNHYDKYGNTVLMAFVAQLPEDDDYKKPVQILEFLIEAGADVNARNRNGETALHIAVRRGKKLAMRTLTQHGANAHARDVEGRSVLQVADRMVVSSKQNIQYSHYEACHAWLSGQVKAVQSPTVHQEWELR; encoded by the exons ATGTCGGCTTCACCTTCTAGCTCGCACGCCACCCAGACCGGGCGCCCGTCGCTATGGAACGAGTCTTCTGAGCGAAGATTGGCCAGGCTTTATGTCTACACAACATTGCCTCTCGAGAAAATCGTTAAGGTCGTCCACAGGTCGACTCCCGGCAACAAGGACTGCCCAGG AAAGGATTCTGCCAACAAGAAGCTCAACTCAATCCTAGACAAAGAGCCGCGATGGCTTCATCCGCGAACCCGAACCGACATGGACCGCCGTATAAGCGCCCTCGACAGCTCTCCCACGCGCCAGACGACACCTGAGAACGCCTATTCGCCGGGCTACCCCAGGTCCATCTCGTCCGACTCCCGATCGCATTTGAGCGTAAACCCGGACTTCAAGCACGAGAGCGGGAACAGCCCTACTGTCAATGACTTCCAACCTTTTGAACACTCTCGATCATCGTCCGCCGGCTGGGGTCCACCGACCGCCGGCCCGCTTCCGACCTTGTTGACGACCGACTTCGCGACtgtgccgccgcccgagatggGAATCCGTCGTCAGACCACTACACTGACCCTGCAGGAGGTGCTGTCGCAGTACTCGACCGGGTTCATCCGTCAAGTCGACAAGTTGCTGAAGCGGTACACGATGCCGAGCAACACCATGAAAAACCAGTCCCCCATGGACGAGGACCGCCCCGGCACCGCCGACTCTAACCCGGCGTCGTGGATTTTCGAGTACAACGCGCCGCAGGGGAACTCGGAGATGGGAGCCAGACCGCTTCCCGGTGACTTTTTGAACCTGCATCACCATGTGACCAGGCAGGGTTTCTGCATCGAGGGGTTCCCCGAACACGACTCGCGATCCTGCTTCTGTCACCTGAAGAACGAGCTCACCCCCGAGTCGTGGGTGACCGACACGGGCCCGTCGCCGTATGCCCAGCACATCCTCCTCCACGGCGTGCCCCCCGACGGAAGACTGAACCAGCGCGATGCTTTCGGCAACACGATTCTCcaccttctcgccgccggtgacgccCGTCACGAACTCCTCTTCAGAGCCATCGAGTCCTCGCCTAACCCGTCGGCGACCAACAGCGCCGGCCAGACTTTTCTGCACGTCCTCAACGATACCTGGTTCGCGCACAAggctgtctctctcttccagcTCATCAAATACCTGCAGCGCTCCGAGTTCCTGTACGCTTGCGATGTCTACGGCCGCAACTTCTGCCACGTCCTGCACTCCAAGGAGCACAGCATCCTGGACCGAGACACGAAGAACGCCCTTCTTAAGCAGTTCGACGCCATGGAGTACTGCCGTCGCGACGCCTTTGGCAACATCCCCGAGTCCGCCCCGATCGGACTGCCTGTTCGCCGGGCGTACACTGCTGCTGTCGGCCAGGAGATGTCGCCAGCGCGGGGCTCTCGTACCTTGCGGCAGGTCTCGTCGCCGATCGAAGAACAGGCCGAGCTGCTGAAGCTTGTCAACGATGCGCACACACACGTGAGGATCCAAGATAAGCAGGGTCGGAACGGCCTCCACTGCCTGGCCGACGCCATCCTCAGCCAGGACTCCCTCTTCACCAGATTCCCACAGCACCTCCCCAACGCCAGCGGCAAGGAACAGCAACAACCGACTacggctgcggcgacggcggcggctcctgGTCGAAAGCGCAAGCACAACAAGCCCGCCCTTGGAGGATCGCTGTTCGACTCGTCCAAGGACCGGCTCACGATCCGCGAACGGATCGTCAGGGACCtcatcgagctcggcgtGGACCCGAACCACTACGACAAGTACGGCAACACGGTGCTCATGGCCTTTGTCGCGCAgctgcccgaggacgacgactacAAGAAGCCCGTCCAGATCCTCGAATtcctcatcgaggccggcgccgacgtcaacGCCCGCAACAGGAACGGCGAGACGGCGCTGCACATCGCCGTCCGGAGGGGCAAGAAGCTAGCCATGCGCACGCTGACCCAGCACGGGGCCAACGCGCACGCGCGCGACGTGGAGGGGCGGAGCGTGCTCCAGGTCGCTGACCGGATGGTCGTGTCGTCCAAGCAGAACATTCAGTACTCCCACTACGAAGCTTGTCATGCCTGGCTATCGGGACAGGTCAAGGCCGTGCAGTCTCCAACGGTACATCAAGAATGGGAACTGAGGTAG
- a CDS encoding Putative pectate lyase, pectin lyase/virulence factor — translation MKASLFSLVVALASTATAQVQGKAFGFAAGTTGGGSAAPQYPSSIAQLKEWLTDSTPRTIMIDRTWDFRNTEGTTKGRCCSDNRTTKCPGGTSKGQTWIQDTCDAASGTWVDCTYDNAAKTPIDVNSNKSIVGVGSKGVIIGKGFRVRGGKSNVIFQNIHITNLNPQYVWGGDAITLDGSDRVWIDHCKISLIGRQFIVSGWGAAGKVTISNNEFDGRSEWSAGCNGKHYWTALLIGAKDYYTFSGNWLHDVSGRSPHMGTKNTAGSENLFHGVNNYFQNVGGHAFDIDGNTWVLLEGNYFDAVTTPVTPASLTNGGNIYIVNTVDEASRCVSSLGYICEWNRSRDSGVVNTLTSSAALSKLGGFKSSLIGHIGVADVPAKVKANAGVGKTTSTNA, via the exons ATGAAGGCCTCTCTTTTCTCACTGGTTGTCGCTCTTGCGAGCACGGCCACGGCCCAAGTCCAGGGCAAGGCGTTCGGTTTTGCCGCCGGGACTACCGGTGGTGGCTCGGCCGCGCCTCAGTACCCTTCCAGCATTGCTCA GCTGAAGGAGTGGCTTACTGACAGCACGCCGCGAACCATCATGATCGACCGCACCTGGGACTTCCGCAACACCGAGGGAACGACCAAGGGCCGCTGTTGCAGCGACAACCGCACGACCAAGTGCCCCGGCGGCACGTCCAAGGGCCAGACCTGGATCCAGGACACCTGCGACGCGGCCAGCGGCACCTGGGTCGACTGCACGTACGACAACGCGGCCAAGACCCCGATCGACGTCAACAGTAACAAGagcatcgtcggcgtcgggTCCAAGGGCGTCATTATCGGCAAGGGCTTCCGCGTGCGCGGCGGGAAGAGCAACGT AATTTTTCAAAATATCCATATCACAAATCTGAACCCGCAGTACGTCTGGGGCGGCGATGCCATCACGCTCGACGGGTCTGACCGGGTGTGGATCGACCACTGCAAGATCTCGCTCATCGGGCGGCAGTTCATCGTCTCGGGCTGGGGCGCGGCCGGAAAGGTGACCATCTCCAACAACGAGTTCGACGGCCGGTCCGAGTGGTCGGCCGGGTGCAACGGCAAACACTACTGGACGGCGCTCCTGATCGGGGCCAAGGACTACTACACCTTCTCCGGCAACTGGCTGCACGACGTCTCGGGCCGCTCGCCGCACATGGGCACCAAGAAcacggccggcagcgagaACCTGTTCCACGGCGTCAACAACTACTTCCAGAACGTCGGCGGCCACGCCTTCGACATTGACGGCAACACCTGGGTCCTGCTCGAGGGCAACTActtcgacgccgtcaccaccCCGGTCACCCCGGCCAGCCTGaccaacggcggcaacatCTACATCGTCaacaccgtcgacgaggcctcGCGCTGCGTCTCGTCCCTGGGCTACATCTGCGAGTGGAACCGCTCCCGCGACTCGGGCGTCGTCAACACCCTCACCAGCTCCGCCGCGCTGTCCAAGCTGGGCGGCTTCAAGTCCTCGCTCATCGGCCACATCGGTGTCGCCGACGTGCCcgccaaggtcaaggccaacgccggcgtTGGCAAGACCACGAGCACCAACGCTTGA
- a CDS encoding Putative major facilitator superfamily, MFS transporter superfamily, with protein sequence MTTNSGPDSKHGGPLEVEHSEKSDKGEAIISGDYSGAEEKTDPVEIALVRKLDRRIMPILWAMYFLNYLDRNALPQARLNTLEEDLGLKGVEYNTAISILFVGYLLMQVPSNMFLTRTRPSIYMSACMIGWAAISAATAGVTNYSGLVACRFFLGFVEAPFYPGALYLLSIFYTRKELATRISLLYTGQVVSTGCSGLIAAATFSTLDQVKGIAGWQWLFIIEGSVTALVAIFGFFLLPDDPSVTRWLTEDERKLAVDRIRRDTVGQQERGSTLDGLKQACKDPKTWLFCLMQNLHISACSFNNFFPTIVRTMGFRSTTALLLTAPPYFVSGFLGIPFAWSSGKLNERTWHITAGLSLAIVGFAMTCGSTNNAVRYAATFLYATGAYSVGSVILGWVSNTLSQTPEKKAVAYSLVNVTANLAYIYCAYLWPSTDGPKYMMGFSSMIAFAATSIMCAWAMRFWLIQTNKKIRESEDENVKLYAY encoded by the exons ATGACAACGAACTCGGGACCTGATTCCAAGCATGGAGGACcactcgaggtcgagcaCAGCGAAAAGTCGGACAAAGGAGAGGCCATCATCTCTGGCGACTACTCTGGCGCGGAAGAGAAAACCGACCCAGTGGAGATCGCCCTGGTCCGCAAACTCGATCGCAGAATCATG CCGATCCTTTGGGCGATGTACTTCCTGAACTAC CTCGACCGAAATGCCCTGCCACAAGCTAGACTCAACACCCTGGAGGAGGATCTGGGACTCAAGGGAGTCGAATACAACACTGCCATTTCGATCCTTTTCGTCGGCTACCTACTGATGCAAG TGCCGTCAAACATGTTCTTGACTCGTACGAGACCCTCAATCTATATGTCAGCCTGCATGATCGGCTGGGCTGCCATCTCTGCTGCTACAGCAGGAGTCACGAACTACTCCGGCTTGGTTGCCTGTCGTTTTTTCCTTGGATTTGTTGAAGCA CCTTTCTACCCGGGCGCTCTCTACCTGTTGTCGATCTTCTACACCCGAAAAGAGCTTGCGACTCGAATCTCTCTACTGTACACCGGACAAGTCGTCAGCACCGGCTGTTCTGGTTTGATCGCGGCTGCCACATTTTCCACTTTGGATCAAGTGAAGGGCATCGCCGGCTGGCAATG GCTCTTCATCATCGAAGGTTCGGTCACCGCTCTGGTTGCCATCTTCGgcttttttctccttcccGATGATCCTTCTGTTACTCGCTGGTTGACCGAAGACGAACGAAAGCTTGCGGTCGATCGCATTCGTCGCGACACAGTTGGCCAACAAGAGCGCGGCTCTACCTTGGATGGTCTCAAGCAAGCCTGCAAGGATCCAAAGACCTGGCTCTTCTGTTTAATGCAGAACCTACACATATCGGCGTGTTCTTTCAATAACTTCTTTCCTACAATCGTTCGTACCAT GGGATTCCGATCTACAACGGCTCTTTTGCTCACCGCTCCTCCCTATTTTGTTTCTGGTTTCTTGGGAATTCCCTTCGCCTGGTCCAGCGGAAAGCTCAACGAAAGAACGTGGCACATTACTGCCGGCCTATCTCTCGCCATCGTGGGCTTCGCCATGACCTGCGGTAGCACCAACAATGCCGTTAGGTATGCAGCGACGTTCTTGTATGCGACGGGAGCATACAGTGTAGGAAGTGTAATTC TGGGCTGGGTTAGCAACACCTTGTCACAAACTCCCGAGAAGAAAGCGGTTGCCTACTCTCTCGTCAACGTGACGGCCAACCTAGCGTACATCTACTGCGCTTATCTTTGGCCCAGCACCGATGGGCCCAAGTATATGATGGGCTTCTCGAGCATGATCGCGTTCGCGGCCACCAGCATCATGTGCGCCTGGGCAATGAGGTTCTGGCTGATTCAGACCAACAAGAAGATTCGGGAGAGCGAAGACGAAAACGTCAAACTGTACGCGTATTGA
- a CDS encoding Putative fumarate lyase family, L-Aspartase, adenylosuccinate lyase, producing MSAATVFDSTLFGNIFGTEEARQAFSERSYVANLIKAECALAEAEEAEGIVPAGTAAVLREHCDVSKIDWQLLAARTEIVGYPVLPLVEQMSKWVAEETSGYIHWGATTQDIMDLASVLQMKTGLEIVERLLRKVTSTLEKMSAAYRDVPMAGRTHLQHALPITFGYKCAVWLAGFRRHVKRLEQIKESCLLVQFGGAAGTLASLGTSDSGIRVRKRLASILGLQDPVITWHVARDTVAEIINYLALVGGSLGKIALDLIIMSSNELNEVAEPYVPHRGASSTMPQKRNPISSEVILAQSKILRAQAGLVLDGMVSDFERASGPWHLEWAAIPTAFISIVGSLHQAEFALSGLQVNKDVMMTNLKSTKGLIVAEAVMMDLARYTGRQEAHEIVYKACVEAHENGISLQEALEKSPHVTTHLASAELSKLCDPTRYLGCCQLMIDELLGQKTANTNGLANGNGLTNGSH from the exons ATGTCTGCCGCTACCGTCTTTGACTCGACGCTCTTCGGCAACATCTTTGGAACCGAAGAGGCGCGCCAGGCCTTTTCCGAGCGTTCGTACGTAGCCAACCTCATCAAGGCGGAATGTGCtcttgccgaggccgaagaggccgagggaATTGTGCCCGCTGGTACTGCTGCCGTGTTGAGAGAGCACTGCGACGTCTCCAAGATTGATTGGCAGCTTCTTGCTGCGCGCACGGAGATCGTCGGCTACCCGGTTCTGCCCTTGGTCGAGCAGATGTCCAAGTGGGTGGCAGAAGAGACAT CCGGTTACATCCACTGGGGTGCTACCACCCAAGACATCATGGACCTTGCGTCGGTTCTCCAGATGAAGACCGGTCTCGAAATCGTCGAGCGCCTCCTCCGCAAGGTCACCTCCACACTCGAAAAGATGTCCGCCGCCTACAGAGATGTTCCGATGGCCGGCAGAACGCACCTGCAACATGCGCTCCCCATCACTTTCGGATACAAGTGCGCCGTCTGGCTGGCCGGCTTCCGGAGGCACGTGAAGCGTCTCGAGCAGATCAAGGAGAGCTGCTTGCTGGTCCAgttcggcggcgcggccggtACCTTGGCCTCTCTGGGCACGTCCGACAGCGGCATTCGCGTCCGCAAGCGTCTCGCGTCCATTCTCGGCCTGCAAGATCCCGTCATCACGTGGCACGTGGCGCGCGATACGGTGGCCGAAATCATCAACTaccttgcccttgtcggTGGTAGCTTGGGAAAGATTGCGTTGGATTTGATCATCATGTCATCCAACGAGCTGAACGAG GTTGCCGAGCCCTACGTGCCGCATCGCGGTGCCTCATCGACAATGCCGCAGAAGCGAAACCCGATCTCGAGTGAGGTTATCCTTGCGCAATCCAAGATCCTCCGCGCGCAAGCCGGTCTCGTTTTGGATGGCATGGTGTCGGACTTTGAGAGGGCGTCCGGGCCATGGCACCTCGAGTGGGCTGCCATCCCGACGGCTTTCATCTCTATTGTCGGCTCCCTGCATCAGGCAGAGTTCGCGCTGTCTGGTCTGCAGGTCAACAAGGACGTTATGATGACCAACTTAAAGTCGACGAAGGGTCTGAttgtcgccgaggccgttaTGATGGACTTGGCAAGATACActggccgccaagaagcaCACGAGATCGTTTATAAAGCGTGTGTTGAGGCCCACGAGAACGGCATCTCGTTACAGGAAGCCCTTGAGAAGTCGCCGCACGTCACAACCCACCTCGCATCAGCCGAGCTTTCCAAGCTCTGCGATCCCACGAGGTACCTTGGGTGCTGCCAGCTGATGatcgacgagctgcttgGTCAGAAGACGGCAAACACTAATGGGTTGGCGAAT